A stretch of DNA from Nocardioides sp. Arc9.136:
GTAGAACGACACCATCTTGTCGTTGGTGTGCCGGCCCAGCGTCGAGGACAGCGAGAAGCCGCGGCGGTTCACCTCGTCGAGCGCCCGGCCCACCGCGTCGAGGGAGTCGACCTCCACCATCAGGTGGACCACCCCGGGCGCCTCGCCGTGCGGGGCCGGGCAGACCGCCAGGCTGTGGTGGCGCCGGTTGACGCCGAGGAACCGCACGCGGCGCGGCGGCTGGCCGGCCGGCGGCCGCGGCCCGGCGACGCGGATGGCGCCGCGCGGGAGGAACCCGAGGACCTCGGTGTAGAAGGAGAGGATGTCGTCCATGGCGGTGGTCGGGAGCACGACGTGGCCCATGCCCTGGTCCCCGGTGACGAACCGCTGCATCCACCGCGTGCGGACCGGGTCGTGGTCGAGCACGGGGCCGAAGAAGACCTCGACCGGGGTCCCGCTGGGGTCCTCGAGGAGGATCGCCGCCTCGACCGCGCGCTCGTCGCACTCGGCCTGGGTCAGCTCCGTGACGCCGAACCCCGCGGCCTCGACCGCCCGCCCGACGCGCGCCAGCGCGAACTGGTCGCGCACCTCCCAGCCGACCGCCAGGACCCGGTCGGTCGCCCCGGGCAGCACGACCAGTCGTGCCGCCCGCTCGTCCATGCGCAGGTAGAGCCCGTCGGCGTCGGGGCCACCGGTCTCCGCCAGCCCCAGCGCCTCGACCGTGAGCTCGCGCCACCGGGGCACGTCGGTGGTCTGCACGCGGAGGTAGCCCAGGCCGCGGACGTCGGTCATCGCGTCGTCACCTCGGGTCGCCGCCTCAGATCATCGACAGGAGCGGACCGGGCGGCGGGGTCACGCCGATGTCGGTCAGCGCGGAGACGTGGTTGACCGGGCCCGGCACGTGGATCGCGTGCGCGAGGCCCATGTGGCCGTCGCGCCAGAAGCGCTGGATCGGGTTGTCCATCCGCAGGCCGTTGCCGCCCGACCGGGCGACGACCTCGTCCATGGCGCGGACCGCGCGCCACGCGGCCGCGACCTGGGTGCGGCGCGACGCCGCGCGCTCGGCGAAGCTGATCCGCCGGCCCGCCTCGGCGGCGTCGTAGAAGCGGCTGACGTTGTCGAGCACCGCGGTCCGCGAGGCCTTGATCTCCTCGGCGGCGGCACCGATGGTCGAGAGCACGTACGGGTCGTCGGTGATCTTGGTGCCGGTCACCTGCACGCGGGTGCGCTGGTAGGCCAGGTGCGCCGCGAGCGCCCCCTCGGCGATGCCGACGACCGCGCTGGTGATCCCCATGGGGAACGCCGTGGTGAACGGGATGTGGTACGTCGGGCTGGTGAGGCCGGCGTTGCGCGGGTGCGAGCCGTCGAGGAAGCCGGCGAAGGACATCGTGCGGTTCTCGGGGACGAACACGTCGGTGACGACGACGTCCTTGGACCCGGTGCCGCGCAGGCCGACGACGTCCCAGCTGTCCTCGACGATCTCGTAGTCCGACCGCGGGAGGATCACGTGGTAGGCCTGCGGCGGCATGACCCGGTTGCCGTCGGCGTCGGCGAGCATCGCGCCGAGGAAGATCCACCGGCAGTGGTCGGTGCCCGAGGAGAACTGCCAGCGGCCGTTGAAGACGTAGCCGCCGTCGACGGGCCGCAGCGTGCCCATCGGGGCGTACGGCGAGGCGATCCAGGTGTCCTGGTCCTCGCCCCAGATCGCCTCCTGCACGTCCGGGTCGCACATCGCCATCTCCCAGGGGTGCACGCCGACGATGCCGGCGACCCACCCGGTGGAGCCGTCCAGCGAGGCGATCCGCATGACCGTCTCGGCGAACTCGCGCGGGTGCGCCTCGGCGCCACCGTGCCTCGCGGGCTGGAGCATGCGCATCACGCCGGTCTCGCGGAGCAGCTTGGCCGCTGCGTCGTCGAGACGGCCGAGCCGCTCGTTGGACTCGGCCAGCGCGGCGATCTCCTCGGCACGCTCTTCCACGGCCGCGAGGGCGGGGTTGGTCATGACACCTCCTGTAGACGTGTCCCCACGCTCCCAGCGCGCACGTGCCGGCGCCCCCGGGTCTCCCGGTGACCGGGAGACCGCGGGGGCGCGGAGGTGGGACGGGAGAGGGGCCCTGCCGGGGTCAGTCGGCGCGGGTGAGGAACGCCAGCACGACCGCCTCCCAGGCCGCCTTCTGCTCGATCATCGCCCAGTGGCCGCACCTGGGGAGCACGTGCAGCTCGGCGTCGGCGATCGTGCGCATCGGCACCAGCGCCATGTCCAGCGGGCTGACCCGGTCGTCGCGGCCCCAGGTGAGCAGCGTGCGGGCGCGGACGCGGTGCAGCATCGCCCAGTACGGCGGCTCCGGCGACCGTGCAGCGGCGCGGCCCATCCCCTCGAGCGCGGCGCGGCTGTACATCCGGCGGGCGGCGGCCAGCGTGCTGGGCTCGGTCGCCTGGGCCCACCGCTGCTCGACCATCTCCTCGGTCACCAGGGAGCGGTCGTGGACCATCGAGTGCAGCCACTGCACGAGCCGCTCGCGGCTGGGTGACTCGGTGAACTCCATGAGCAGGTTCAGGCCCTCGCCCGGCGACGGGCTGAAGATCGCCTGGCCGATGCCGCCGACGGTGACCATGCGGCGTACCCGGTCGGGCTCGGCGATCGCGAGCCGGGTCGCCACCACCCCGCCCATCGAGTTGCCGACGACGTCGACGCGGTCCAGGCCCAGCCCGTCGAGGAACCGACCGACCGAGGGCAGGGCGGCCACCATCGGGTGCTGGTCGGTGGGGTCGCTGACGCCGAACCCGGGGAGCTCCAGCACCAGGCAGCGGAAGTGCTCGGCGAACACCGGCAGGTTCTCGCCGAAGTTGCGCCAGCCCGTCACACCGGGCCCGGAGCCGTGCAGCATCAGCAGCGGCGGCGCGTCCGCGTCGCCGGCCTCGTGGTAGCGCAGGACACCGTCCTCGGTGTCCAGCTCGCGCAGGGTCTGCTCGGCGGTCCAGGTGCGCACGGCGGCGATCACGCGGTGACGGTGCGCAGGCGGCGGACCTGGCCCGGGCGCCCGAGGGCGAGGTCCGGGTGCAGCTCGAGGGAGACCTTCCGGGCGGCGTCGAGCACCAGCGGCGCCACGCGCTCCAGCGGCGTGCTCGAGTCGCCGACCAGCGAGATCGCCCCGAGGGGGCCCTCGGGTCCGCGGACGGTCGCGGCCACGCA
This window harbors:
- a CDS encoding VOC family protein translates to MTDVRGLGYLRVQTTDVPRWRELTVEALGLAETGGPDADGLYLRMDERAARLVVLPGATDRVLAVGWEVRDQFALARVGRAVEAAGFGVTELTQAECDERAVEAAILLEDPSGTPVEVFFGPVLDHDPVRTRWMQRFVTGDQGMGHVVLPTTAMDDILSFYTEVLGFLPRGAIRVAGPRPPAGQPPRRVRFLGVNRRHHSLAVCPAPHGEAPGVVHLMVEVDSLDAVGRALDEVNRRGFSLSSTLGRHTNDKMVSFYVRAPGGWDLEYGTEGALVDEDWYTAEEITADSYWGHDWSGSEPLAAFSPRAR
- a CDS encoding acyl-CoA dehydrogenase family protein; its protein translation is MTNPALAAVEERAEEIAALAESNERLGRLDDAAAKLLRETGVMRMLQPARHGGAEAHPREFAETVMRIASLDGSTGWVAGIVGVHPWEMAMCDPDVQEAIWGEDQDTWIASPYAPMGTLRPVDGGYVFNGRWQFSSGTDHCRWIFLGAMLADADGNRVMPPQAYHVILPRSDYEIVEDSWDVVGLRGTGSKDVVVTDVFVPENRTMSFAGFLDGSHPRNAGLTSPTYHIPFTTAFPMGITSAVVGIAEGALAAHLAYQRTRVQVTGTKITDDPYVLSTIGAAAEEIKASRTAVLDNVSRFYDAAEAGRRISFAERAASRRTQVAAAWRAVRAMDEVVARSGGNGLRMDNPIQRFWRDGHMGLAHAIHVPGPVNHVSALTDIGVTPPPGPLLSMI
- a CDS encoding alpha/beta fold hydrolase; the encoded protein is MIAAVRTWTAEQTLRELDTEDGVLRYHEAGDADAPPLLMLHGSGPGVTGWRNFGENLPVFAEHFRCLVLELPGFGVSDPTDQHPMVAALPSVGRFLDGLGLDRVDVVGNSMGGVVATRLAIAEPDRVRRMVTVGGIGQAIFSPSPGEGLNLLMEFTESPSRERLVQWLHSMVHDRSLVTEEMVEQRWAQATEPSTLAAARRMYSRAALEGMGRAAARSPEPPYWAMLHRVRARTLLTWGRDDRVSPLDMALVPMRTIADAELHVLPRCGHWAMIEQKAAWEAVVLAFLTRAD